The Bacteroides ovatus genomic interval TGAAGTAGCCCATCGGCAAACACATGGCTGTAATCAGCAATCCTACAACAATCAATAAATAAACAGTTTGAATTCGTTGAATCATAAGTATTCTAAATAGTAGTTGAGTTAAACAATAATAGCCAAGCAATAAGGAGCAGGGATCATCATCCCACTTACTACTTGACTATCAAATTCTTCGTCAGAAAATAAATTACTGAAGTTTTTCTTTCTCCTTAGCCGGATTTCTATAATATATTTTCCCTTCGATGTATTCTTGCGTAGCAATCAAGTCCGGTTTCGGCAATTTCTCATAATAACGAGAAATTTCGATTTGCTCTCTATTTTCAAACACTTCTTCCAAATTGTCATTGTAAGAAGCAAACTCTGCCAGTTTCTTAGAAAGATCGTTTTTGATTTCTACACTGATCTGATTAGCACGCTTACCAATAATGGCAACTGTTTCATAAACATTACCTGTATCAGCACAGAGTTCCATCATGTCACGGGTTACTGTTGTAGCAGGAGCATTCGTTTTTTTGTAGTCCATAAATCTATTTAAATTTAGTCTTTAATTACTTTTTGTGATTCATTGAATATCTTCTCGGC includes:
- a CDS encoding DNA-directed RNA polymerase subunit omega; protein product: MDYKKTNAPATTVTRDMMELCADTGNVYETVAIIGKRANQISVEIKNDLSKKLAEFASYNDNLEEVFENREQIEISRYYEKLPKPDLIATQEYIEGKIYYRNPAKEKEKLQ